One segment of Deinococcus metalli DNA contains the following:
- a CDS encoding [LysW]-aminoadipate kinase encodes MIVVKVGGSAGIDYDAVCADIAARWAAGEKLILVHGGSGETNRIAEALGHPPKFVTSPSGYTSRFTDRETLEIFEMVYCGKMNKGIVERLQRLGVNAVGLSGLDGRIFEGRHKDSVRAVENGKVKVLRGDHTGTVEKVNTGLIELLLGAGYLPVLTPPASSYEGVAINVDGDRAAAALAVALKADALLLLSNVPGLLRAYPDEASLIPTIPAGDVESYLEFAQDRMKKKVLGAAEAVQGGVRRVIFGDARAGQPVSAALGGAGTVVS; translated from the coding sequence ATGATCGTGGTGAAGGTGGGCGGCAGTGCAGGAATCGATTACGACGCAGTATGTGCGGACATCGCCGCACGCTGGGCGGCGGGCGAGAAGCTGATTCTGGTGCACGGCGGCAGCGGGGAGACCAACCGGATCGCCGAGGCGCTGGGGCATCCGCCGAAGTTCGTGACCAGTCCCAGCGGGTATACCTCGCGCTTCACCGACCGCGAGACGCTGGAAATCTTCGAGATGGTGTACTGCGGCAAGATGAACAAGGGCATCGTGGAACGCCTGCAACGGCTGGGCGTGAACGCGGTCGGCCTGTCGGGTCTGGACGGCCGCATCTTCGAGGGCCGCCACAAGGACTCGGTGCGCGCCGTCGAGAACGGCAAGGTCAAGGTGCTGCGCGGCGACCACACCGGCACCGTCGAGAAGGTGAACACCGGCCTGATCGAGCTGCTGCTCGGCGCGGGCTACCTGCCAGTGCTCACGCCGCCGGCCAGCAGTTACGAGGGCGTGGCGATCAACGTGGACGGCGACCGCGCCGCCGCCGCCCTGGCCGTGGCCCTGAAGGCCGACGCGCTGCTGCTGCTCTCGAACGTGCCGGGCCTGCTGCGCGCCTATCCGGACGAGGCCAGCCTGATTCCCACGATTCCCGCTGGCGACGTCGAGAGCTACCTGGAATTTGCCCAGGACCGCATGAAGAAGAAGGTGCTGGGCGCCGCCGAGGCCGTGCAGGGCGGCGTGCGGCGCGTGATCTTCGGGGATGCCCGCGCCGGTCAGCCGGTCAGCGCGGCGCTGGGTGGAGCGGGCACGGTCGTGTCCTGA